The genomic DNA TCTCAGGAAGACTCCGAGGTCTTTGACTCGGGGAATGATTTTCTCGATCCCCATGCAAGCGATATGCAACTTCGGAAGTGACGTTCCCAAGTCGGCGTTGCCTTCGTTCGTGCAGACAACGATTCCGCCTGATTCGGCAATTGCAAAATTGACGCCAGTAATCCCCGCCTCTGCGGAGAGAAACTTCTGTCGCAACTCCTGTCGTGCAGCTTCGGTCAGGTACTGCGGATCTGTCGCCCCTTTCTTAGTGCCGATTTTTTCGTGAAACAATTCGCCAATCTCTTCCCGCTTGGTATGGATCGCGGGCATGACGATATGGCTGGGTGGCTCTTCTCGAAGTTGGACGATCCACTCTCCAAGATCGGTGTCAACAACTTCGATATCGTGACGTTCCAGATATGGGTTGAGGTGACACTCTTCGGTGAGCATTGACTTGCTTTTGACGACTTTCTTGACATCGTTCTTCTGCAAGAGATCGAGGACGATCTGATTGTGTTCTGCGGCATCTTTTGCCCAGTGGACCTGGATTCCCCGGGCCTGGGCCTGTTCTTCAAACTGGGTCAGCATCTCGCCCAGATGTGTCATCGTGTACATTTTAATTTGCGAAGCGCGTTCTCGGAGTTCTTCCCATTCGGGAATGGCCGTAGCTGCTTTATCGCGTTTGGCCCGTACAAACCAGAGTGCTCGATCGTGCCAGTGGGCACGGTCCAGATCTTTGACAAAAGTGGCGGCCTGCTTCGGATGTGATGTTGCTGATGCCATATCTTGTTTTCGTCTTCTCAAACAGCGAGGCTGCAATCTGGGTGAATTTTTCTCAACTCTTTATGAATAGTCACATAGAGTTGAGTTGTATTCAAGGTTGCAGGGAGATGAATGAGGTTCAGATGTCTTGTCACTCTTGAGAATCCGGTTGTCTTTTCTGACAAATTCGAATTCGGGAGAGCATTTTGGGCTCAGGGGAAAAGGCGAGGCTGAGATCCTGGGCGAGGAGAAAGTCTTGGTTTTATTAAAATTCTGTTAATAAATGGGGTAGATTAAGCCTGTTGATTCAGACTGGCGAGTCCCTAGAATGCGCGCCTCTGAGCAAGTCCTTAATTTTTTTAGCCTGAAATGGTGCAATTTGGAACTCTCAACACTTGTCACACTGGTTTGCGAACTTGTTGGTGGATTGGGAATTTTCCTTCTCGGCATGAAAAACATGTCCGAGGGGATGCAGGCAGTAGCGGGGAAAAGTCTGCGAAGCTTGATCAACCTGGTTACGACACGTCGTCTGTTGGCGACGGTTGTCGGTGTGATCGTTACAGTCGTCGTTCAGTCCAGTTCGATTACGACTGTCATGGTTATTGGCTTCGTCAACAGTGGCGTGATGGGGTTATCGCAGGCTCTCGGCGTGATCATGGGGGCCAATATCGGGACAACGATTACGGGCTGGATTCTTGTCTTGAAGATCGGGAAGTACGGCCTGCCGCTTCTGGGGGTCTCTGCGTTCGTTTACCTTTTCTCAAAAAGGGATCGCTGGCGTTTCTTAGCGATGTCCTTGATGGGAGCAGGGATGGTCTTCTTCGGCCTGGAAATCATGAAGGATGCATGCGGGATCATCAAAGATCTTCCCGACTTTGAGGCATGGTTCCAACGCTTTCAAGCGGACAGTTATTTTGGTGTCTTGAAGTGTGCTCTTGTTGGATGTGTTCTCACAACACTGGTTCAATCTTCTT from Thalassoglobus polymorphus includes the following:
- a CDS encoding LutB/LldF family L-lactate oxidation iron-sulfur protein, encoding MASATSHPKQAATFVKDLDRAHWHDRALWFVRAKRDKAATAIPEWEELRERASQIKMYTMTHLGEMLTQFEEQAQARGIQVHWAKDAAEHNQIVLDLLQKNDVKKVVKSKSMLTEECHLNPYLERHDIEVVDTDLGEWIVQLREEPPSHIVMPAIHTKREEIGELFHEKIGTKKGATDPQYLTEAARQELRQKFLSAEAGITGVNFAIAESGGIVVCTNEGNADLGTSLPKLHIACMGIEKIIPRVKDLGVFLRLLARSATGQPITTYSTHFHGPRDKDCQMHIVLVDNGRSELLASDDFRRSLNCIRCGACMNTCPVYRRSGGHSYNNTVPGPIGSILGPASDPAKHSTLPYACSLCGSCSDVCPVKINIHEQLYTWRSKIVLKGLLPTSKRLSMKFASAVLLRPWLYQFAGKMARFWLPKLPRFLTYNKLNKWGWQRELPDAPKKSFREMYRQRQKPQGK